In Sandaracinus amylolyticus, the following proteins share a genomic window:
- a CDS encoding cupin domain-containing protein, with the protein MVRPFVVMPAELVATRAIRTSTGEPLGWVRSLLDDAASPLRVDLVELPPGERIAPEHAHSMRDEAFFVIEGEVAPVIAGAELPVMAARSLFVVPRGETTATLRNRGTTPAIVLQISAAIGEDVVTHASSELARD; encoded by the coding sequence ATGGTGAGGCCGTTCGTCGTCATGCCCGCGGAGCTCGTCGCCACCCGCGCGATCCGCACGTCGACCGGAGAGCCGCTCGGGTGGGTGCGCTCGCTGCTCGACGACGCGGCCTCGCCGCTCCGCGTCGATCTCGTCGAGCTCCCGCCCGGCGAGCGCATCGCGCCCGAGCACGCGCACTCGATGCGCGACGAGGCCTTCTTCGTGATCGAGGGCGAGGTGGCGCCGGTGATCGCGGGCGCCGAGCTGCCGGTGATGGCGGCGCGCTCGCTCTTCGTCGTCCCGCGGGGCGAGACGACCGCGACGCTCCGCAACCGCGGCACGACGCCGGCGATCGTGCTCCAGATCAGCGCGGCGATCGGCGAGGACGTGGTCACTCACGCGAGCTCCGAGCTCGCGCGCGACTGA
- a CDS encoding glycogen-binding domain-containing protein, whose product MTACASDPGSLDVDAGPGYRRDGSPSPLFRPPCRGDGGASDGASCGDGEVPLPDEDAGPPPPPPPPCNEITFTLHQPGATSVWLSGSFLADASGTWPDTPESGALELVNDGSGTWSATHLVEPIGRHLYKFIVDGTTWIPPIPRTTCASPIPSVRSTACSPYAT is encoded by the coding sequence GTGACGGCTTGCGCCTCGGACCCCGGCTCGCTCGACGTGGATGCGGGCCCAGGGTACCGCCGCGACGGCTCACCGAGCCCACTGTTCCGTCCACCGTGCCGCGGCGACGGAGGCGCGAGTGACGGCGCGTCGTGCGGCGACGGAGAGGTGCCGCTGCCCGACGAAGACGCGGGCCCGCCGCCGCCGCCTCCTCCTCCGTGCAACGAGATCACGTTCACGTTGCACCAGCCCGGCGCGACGAGCGTGTGGCTGAGCGGCAGCTTCCTCGCGGATGCGAGCGGCACGTGGCCCGACACGCCCGAGTCGGGCGCGCTCGAGCTCGTGAACGACGGCAGCGGCACCTGGAGCGCCACCCACCTCGTCGAGCCGATCGGTCGCCACCTCTACAAGTTCATCGTCGACGGCACCACGTGGATCCCCCCGATCCCGAGAACGACGTGCGCGAGCCCGATCCCTTCGGTTCGTTCAACAGCGTGCTCTCCGTATGCGACATGA